A genomic segment from Candidatus Omnitrophota bacterium encodes:
- a CDS encoding DUF2905 family protein: MQAVGKMLVILGLVLLLAGGLFLLSGKIPWLGRLPGDIVIRRENFTFYFPVTTCILVSIVISFLLFLFTRK; encoded by the coding sequence TTGCAGGCTGTGGGTAAAATGCTTGTCATACTGGGTTTAGTTCTCCTGCTCGCGGGCGGGCTTTTCCTCTTATCCGGGAAGATCCCCTGGCTGGGCAGACTGCCCGGCGATATCGTGATCAGGAGGGAGAACTTCACGTTCTATTTCCCGGTAACGACCTGTATTTTGGTAAGTATAGTGATTTCGTTCTTATTGTTTCTGTTCACAAGAAAGTGA
- a CDS encoding glycosyltransferase, with the protein MTSVSDEQMKLVLIPACNERDNIRLLLEKVLSTREDLNVLVVDDSSTDGTTEIIRGISERESRVEMIQREGPRGMGYAIKDGLEYALDKGVRFVIVMDADLSHDPVYIPEMIEALSGHDLVVGSRFVPGGCDERRSLVRMLISRLARNIINGLLRTGVEDPTSGYKCFTGSILAKIEPYTLRSENHFICTETLYRAIRKGARVSEVPIRFHPRSGNLSKLTVGIVFDCFFKVIMLAIRKW; encoded by the coding sequence ATGACGAGCGTCTCCGATGAACAGATGAAACTGGTGCTCATTCCCGCCTGCAATGAGCGGGATAATATACGTCTTCTTTTGGAGAAAGTGCTTTCGACGAGAGAAGATCTTAATGTCCTGGTCGTCGATGACAGTTCAACCGATGGTACTACGGAGATAATCCGAGGGATATCCGAACGGGAGTCGAGAGTCGAGATGATCCAGCGCGAGGGCCCCAGGGGAATGGGATATGCCATAAAGGACGGTCTGGAATACGCTCTGGATAAAGGGGTCCGTTTCGTAATCGTAATGGATGCTGATCTTTCTCATGATCCGGTGTATATTCCCGAAATGATAGAAGCTCTGAGCGGTCACGATCTCGTCGTGGGGTCACGCTTTGTTCCGGGAGGCTGCGACGAAAGGCGTTCATTGGTGAGGATGCTGATAAGCCGTCTTGCCAGGAACATAATAAACGGTTTGCTTAGAACAGGGGTGGAGGACCCTACTTCCGGGTATAAGTGCTTTACCGGTAGTATCCTCGCAAAGATAGAACCGTATACTCTGAGGAGCGAGAACCATTTCATCTGCACCGAGACGCTTTACCGCGCTATCCGTAAAGGTGCCCGGGTAAGTGAGGTGCCGATCAGGTTCCATCCCAGGAGCGGTAACCTGTCAAAACTCACGGTGGGTATAGTTTTTGATTGTTTTTTCAAGGTCATCATGCTGGCCATAAGAAAATGGTGA
- a CDS encoding tetratricopeptide repeat protein, with protein sequence MFRWFTRGFNMKRRHLRIIFVLFIVIAGVLVYSNSLDNGFLLDDRYSVKENAFIGDLSNLKFLFDRDRFFRGTKEGTYRPITTITYFLDNAIWDYEAFGYHLTNVLFHVVNGVMLYFVLCALLGARPEDDLSPGEARAWSARILVPFAAAVFFTVHPVQTETVNNIGTRHEAVMTLFYLGAIWTYLRSVSPEAGRRGLFYALSLLFYGLSCFSKEMGFTLPAVLVLCDLYAGGSIERDRMFKYAGYAVVAALFLFVRFGVMAYPGEAGAGFFDPARLLLTGRMIATYLWLFIFPLRLSVEYPFGQMFPGSMPSSAADPAFFVPVIVTAAVLAGAIAIRKKAPLAFFGAGWFFITILPVSNIFFRLMQFPIRERYIYLPCAGFCIFLAAVLWKVFQSPRIKAFRYNRMALAAVFILLTVLYSARTYARNNDWQNAVTLWKATKGTSPGSYRVYYNLGMAYQYEKGNTERALEYFQKSLSLRDMAITHDAVGYIYYQQGDYEKALSELQKARQMDPSLGSVYYHLGLLYVAMGEYDKAIALQEEGFSRDENREGALFRYVYNPMPRADMHFVIGLARFNKAQYDEAVRQFRETLRFDPIYPNAHYHLAYSLIKSGRYAEAEKVLEKGIDLYPDDPGLRYLLATSLMKRRLYEKSLEQYEKVLELDPGDVNARNNLANIYYTKGRIDEAMEQYRRILESKPSHYKARNNLANIYLSRKIYDKAIGEYKAIIRQRPASPVVRYNLGLAYYGKKMYDKAREEWQEALRLKPDFEPARNALLKLKIKGY encoded by the coding sequence ATGTTCCGGTGGTTTACGCGGGGTTTTAATATGAAACGAAGGCACTTGAGGATAATATTCGTTCTGTTCATAGTAATTGCGGGTGTTTTGGTCTATTCCAATTCCCTGGATAACGGATTTTTACTCGATGACAGGTATTCGGTTAAGGAGAACGCCTTTATCGGGGACCTTTCCAACCTTAAGTTCCTTTTTGACCGGGACAGGTTCTTCAGGGGCACGAAAGAGGGTACATACAGGCCAATTACCACGATAACATACTTTCTGGATAACGCTATATGGGATTACGAGGCTTTCGGTTATCACCTGACCAACGTTCTGTTTCATGTGGTGAACGGGGTAATGCTGTATTTCGTTCTGTGCGCACTTCTCGGCGCCCGGCCAGAGGACGATCTCTCACCGGGGGAAGCCCGTGCCTGGTCGGCCCGTATTCTTGTGCCTTTCGCGGCAGCCGTTTTTTTTACCGTCCATCCCGTCCAGACCGAAACAGTGAATAATATAGGCACGCGGCATGAGGCGGTAATGACCCTTTTTTATCTTGGGGCGATCTGGACATATCTGAGGTCGGTGTCCCCGGAGGCGGGCAGAAGAGGGCTGTTTTACGCGCTCTCGCTTTTATTCTATGGCCTGAGCTGTTTTTCCAAGGAAATGGGATTCACGCTTCCTGCGGTGCTTGTCCTATGTGATCTTTACGCGGGAGGTTCTATCGAACGCGACCGTATGTTCAAGTACGCCGGCTATGCTGTCGTGGCGGCGCTGTTTCTTTTCGTCAGGTTCGGTGTCATGGCATACCCCGGTGAAGCCGGGGCGGGATTTTTCGACCCGGCCAGACTCCTTCTCACGGGAAGGATGATAGCTACCTACCTGTGGCTCTTTATCTTTCCATTAAGGCTCAGCGTCGAGTATCCTTTTGGGCAGATGTTCCCGGGGAGCATGCCTTCTTCGGCGGCCGATCCCGCTTTCTTTGTCCCTGTTATCGTGACGGCTGCGGTTTTAGCCGGTGCCATCGCCATCAGGAAAAAGGCACCGCTTGCCTTCTTCGGCGCGGGATGGTTCTTCATCACGATACTCCCGGTTTCGAATATCTTTTTCCGTCTTATGCAGTTCCCCATAAGGGAAAGATATATCTATCTTCCCTGCGCGGGTTTTTGCATATTCCTTGCAGCTGTTCTTTGGAAGGTTTTCCAGTCCCCGAGGATCAAGGCTTTCCGCTATAACAGGATGGCCCTGGCGGCCGTGTTCATTCTGCTGACAGTTCTCTATTCGGCGAGGACCTATGCCAGGAACAACGACTGGCAGAACGCGGTCACTCTATGGAAAGCCACTAAAGGAACTTCCCCGGGGAGCTATCGCGTCTATTATAACCTGGGAATGGCCTACCAGTATGAAAAAGGCAATACCGAAAGGGCACTGGAATATTTCCAGAAGTCCCTGTCCCTCAGGGACATGGCCATTACACATGATGCTGTGGGATATATCTATTATCAGCAGGGTGATTATGAAAAAGCCCTCAGCGAGCTTCAGAAAGCCAGGCAGATGGACCCCTCTCTCGGCTCGGTTTATTACCATTTGGGATTATTGTATGTGGCGATGGGGGAATACGACAAGGCCATAGCGCTTCAGGAAGAAGGGTTCAGCCGTGACGAAAACAGAGAAGGGGCGCTTTTCCGTTATGTTTACAATCCCATGCCCCGCGCGGATATGCATTTTGTGATTGGTCTGGCCCGTTTCAATAAGGCGCAGTACGATGAGGCCGTCCGGCAGTTCAGGGAAACACTGCGTTTTGACCCCATATATCCCAATGCGCATTATCACCTGGCCTACTCGCTTATCAAATCGGGCCGTTACGCCGAAGCGGAAAAAGTCCTTGAAAAAGGTATCGATCTTTATCCCGACGATCCCGGGTTAAGATATCTTCTGGCGACATCTCTGATGAAAAGACGTCTTTACGAGAAGTCGCTTGAGCAGTACGAAAAAGTGCTTGAGCTCGATCCGGGAGACGTTAACGCGAGGAACAATCTGGCCAATATATATTATACCAAGGGCAGAATTGATGAGGCGATGGAGCAGTACCGCAGGATACTCGAGTCTAAACCTTCGCATTACAAGGCAAGGAACAATCTCGCGAACATATATTTGAGCAGGAAGATCTACGACAAGGCTATCGGCGAGTATAAGGCGATAATAAGGCAAAGACCCGCGTCCCCGGTGGTACGCTACAACCTGGGTCTGGCCTATTACGGCAAAAAGATGTATGACAAGGCGCGGGAAGAGTGGCAGGAAGCTTTGAGGCTTAAACCGGATTTCGAACCGGCGAGGAACGCCTTGTTGAAACTCAAGATAAAGGGATACTGA
- a CDS encoding aminotransferase class I/II-fold pyridoxal phosphate-dependent enzyme — MIRRRRPRFYSGMWKDIAGCLFDDKCNEDLIGLFEDRFAAFIDSRNAISCCSGRNAMELILSSIGLEQGDEVIIPAYTLKDLVPLIKKLGFKVVFCDVEDDSFNIDPDAISKKITPRTGAIMATHLFGVPCDMERILSIAREHGVKVIEDCAHAAGAEYKGRKVGSLGDASFFSFELTKPVNTFGGGMITCNDDTLASGIREKISEYPLDHWGVVNKIVFLCFENLMVQGPLFPLLIRIYRKNEELIKRLYWKAHAGTRQERTRFTSLQARLGMRQLERLKGRESLRREKGARITSALPDTVIPQSIPRDSQRVYYFLVVKIREQKPLDEVKLEMLSRGVDCGIAEEITDNCPVLFGSEGEDFPAATRLYSVNLQLPIYDEMTDREILKITGSLREVLGAEEAR, encoded by the coding sequence ATGATACGCAGGCGCCGCCCTCGTTTTTACAGCGGCATGTGGAAGGACATCGCAGGCTGCCTGTTCGATGATAAATGCAACGAGGATCTCATCGGGCTTTTTGAAGATCGTTTCGCCGCTTTTATAGACAGCCGCAATGCTATATCCTGCTGTTCGGGGCGCAATGCGATGGAGCTTATCCTCTCATCCATCGGCCTGGAGCAGGGAGATGAGGTTATCATTCCCGCCTATACGCTCAAGGACCTGGTGCCCCTGATAAAGAAGCTGGGGTTTAAGGTCGTATTCTGTGATGTTGAAGATGATAGTTTCAATATCGATCCCGACGCTATCAGTAAAAAGATAACCCCTCGCACCGGTGCCATCATGGCAACCCATTTATTCGGTGTTCCCTGCGACATGGAACGGATACTCTCCATTGCCCGCGAGCACGGCGTTAAGGTCATTGAGGACTGCGCGCATGCGGCCGGCGCCGAGTACAAGGGCAGGAAGGTCGGTTCTCTGGGTGACGCTTCTTTTTTTAGTTTTGAACTGACAAAGCCGGTCAATACTTTCGGCGGGGGCATGATAACCTGTAATGACGATACGCTTGCTTCGGGGATAAGGGAAAAGATCTCGGAATATCCGCTTGATCACTGGGGTGTCGTAAACAAGATAGTCTTTTTATGTTTTGAGAACCTTATGGTGCAGGGGCCGCTATTCCCCTTACTGATAAGGATATACAGAAAGAACGAGGAGCTCATTAAGAGGCTTTACTGGAAGGCGCATGCCGGAACGCGGCAGGAACGCACAAGGTTTACTTCCCTGCAGGCCAGACTGGGCATGAGACAGCTGGAGCGGCTGAAGGGTAGAGAATCGCTTCGCCGGGAGAAAGGCGCCCGGATAACAAGCGCCCTGCCGGATACGGTCATCCCCCAGAGCATACCCCGGGATTCACAGAGGGTGTATTATTTTCTGGTGGTAAAGATCAGAGAACAAAAACCTCTGGACGAGGTAAAGCTTGAGATGCTGTCCAGAGGCGTCGATTGCGGCATCGCAGAAGAAATAACGGATAACTGTCCGGTGCTTTTTGGATCAGAAGGGGAAGATTTTCCGGCAGCCACACGGCTTTATTCGGTCAACCTGCAGCTACCGATCTATGATGAAATGACCGACCGTGAGATTTTGAAGATAACAGGATCTCTTCGCGAGGTGCTTGGCGCGGAGGAAGCCCGATGA
- a CDS encoding radical SAM protein, with amino-acid sequence MRGLSVKDITDLWSKYGRHPVRLLRTFLDNARVLRHNAIPRRGPLVLVFNASTVCDAKCSFCEYWRRPRSSDRQEATLKERAEIVRQAGEAGVWLLSFCAAEPFLMSDLEDLILVAKRGGMLVNISTNGSKLREKAGMLCEFGVDMVTISVDSHIASEHDSLRGYPGLYTRIEEGVHELLRMRKKRRPWISVRHLLTGKNAFGADELVKSWRKRSDDIIFKVISSTGDGMYKVPPGFEIDQNKAPEFREYFLGLLEKYPELDNEYHRRIPDHVAGTLSGEEYRCMAGIFFGDLDPEGGLYACIEQGEVLGNVIESGFMGAWTGDKMRKFRENLLMKKRCDRCWGDRFRQGLLVEKALKIIGGGV; translated from the coding sequence ATGAGGGGACTTTCAGTAAAAGACATAACGGATCTCTGGTCCAAGTACGGCAGGCATCCCGTGCGGTTGCTCAGGACTTTTCTGGATAACGCTCGTGTTCTCAGGCACAACGCCATTCCCCGAAGGGGACCTTTGGTCCTGGTGTTCAACGCCAGTACCGTTTGTGATGCCAAATGCTCTTTCTGCGAATACTGGCGGCGCCCCCGCAGTAGCGACCGGCAGGAAGCCACGTTAAAAGAAAGGGCTGAGATCGTCAGACAGGCGGGTGAAGCTGGGGTCTGGTTGCTGAGTTTCTGCGCGGCTGAACCGTTCCTTATGAGCGATTTGGAGGACCTTATCTTAGTGGCAAAGCGCGGGGGGATGCTCGTCAATATTTCAACCAACGGTTCCAAGCTGAGAGAGAAGGCAGGTATGTTATGCGAGTTCGGGGTCGATATGGTCACCATAAGCGTCGATAGCCACATAGCCAGTGAGCATGACAGTTTGCGGGGCTATCCGGGTCTTTATACCCGGATAGAAGAGGGGGTACACGAACTTCTCAGGATGCGCAAAAAGAGAAGGCCCTGGATATCCGTCAGGCATTTATTGACGGGGAAGAACGCTTTCGGTGCGGACGAACTGGTAAAGAGCTGGAGGAAAAGGAGCGATGATATAATTTTCAAAGTGATCAGTTCTACCGGAGACGGAATGTACAAGGTTCCTCCCGGATTCGAAATAGATCAAAATAAGGCGCCGGAATTCAGAGAATATTTCCTAGGATTGCTGGAAAAATATCCCGAACTCGATAATGAGTATCACCGGCGGATACCCGATCACGTGGCTGGAACGCTCTCTGGGGAAGAATATCGCTGCATGGCAGGCATTTTTTTCGGTGATCTTGATCCGGAAGGGGGTTTATACGCATGTATCGAACAGGGTGAGGTCCTGGGGAACGTGATCGAAAGCGGATTTATGGGGGCGTGGACGGGGGATAAGATGCGCAAGTTCAGGGAGAACCTCCTCATGAAGAAAAGATGTGATCGATGCTGGGGGGACAGGTTCAGGCAGGGTCTTCTCGTAGAGAAGGCGCTTAAGATCATCGGAGGCGGGGTATGA
- the ruvB gene encoding Holliday junction branch migration DNA helicase RuvB, whose product MTDAGREKFIDKSEQIVREGETEDDVIMNLSLRPKHLEDFIGQSAVADSLSIALQAAKKRNEPMEHVLLSGPPGLGKTSLAYIIANEVGTKVTATSGPAIERAGDLIGILTNMSEGDVLFIDEIHRLSKVVEEFIYPAMENFQIDFLVDKGPYAKTIKFNLKRFTLVGATTRAGLLSSPLRDRFGMFYHLEFYSPEELKTIVKRSAELLGIFVDDEGAGEIARRSRGTPRIANRLLRRVRDWVEVKSDGRITKQATISALTSHGIDEAGLDRIDRRLLDIIHGAYKGGPVGIDAIASSLNEETDTIQDIVEPYLLKIGFLRRTPRGRELTEKAYEYMGKRSDPQKELF is encoded by the coding sequence ATGACTGATGCGGGAAGAGAAAAATTCATAGATAAAAGCGAACAGATCGTGCGCGAGGGGGAGACAGAGGACGATGTTATAATGAACCTCAGCCTGAGGCCGAAACATCTTGAGGATTTTATCGGCCAGTCCGCCGTGGCCGATTCCCTGAGTATCGCCTTACAGGCCGCGAAAAAGCGCAATGAGCCCATGGAACATGTTCTTCTTTCAGGGCCTCCGGGACTGGGAAAGACTTCACTGGCGTACATCATAGCTAACGAAGTCGGGACCAAGGTAACGGCTACCAGCGGGCCGGCCATAGAAAGGGCCGGGGACCTCATAGGTATCCTCACGAACATGTCCGAGGGGGACGTGCTCTTCATAGACGAGATACACCGCCTGTCCAAGGTGGTGGAGGAATTCATCTACCCGGCCATGGAGAATTTCCAGATAGATTTCCTCGTGGACAAGGGGCCGTACGCCAAGACCATAAAGTTCAACCTGAAAAGGTTCACCCTGGTCGGGGCCACTACCAGGGCGGGGCTTTTAAGCTCACCCCTGAGGGACAGGTTCGGGATGTTCTACCACCTTGAATTCTATTCACCGGAGGAACTCAAGACGATAGTAAAAAGGTCGGCGGAACTATTAGGGATATTCGTGGACGATGAGGGGGCCGGCGAGATCGCAAGGCGTTCCCGCGGAACACCAAGGATAGCCAACAGGCTGCTGCGCAGGGTCAGGGACTGGGTCGAGGTCAAGTCCGACGGACGGATAACGAAGCAGGCCACGATATCCGCCCTGACCAGTCACGGTATCGACGAGGCGGGTCTTGACAGGATAGACCGCAGGTTGCTGGATATAATACACGGCGCCTACAAGGGAGGGCCCGTGGGAATAGATGCCATAGCTTCTTCGCTCAATGAGGAAACCGATACAATTCAGGATATAGTCGAACCGTATCTGTTGAAAATAGGTTTTCTTAGAAGGACGCCCAGAGGCCGGGAACTTACCGAAAAAGCATACGAGTACATGGGGAAAAGGAGTGATCCGCAGAAAGAGCTATTTTAG
- the ruvC gene encoding crossover junction endodeoxyribonuclease RuvC has protein sequence MRILGIDPGLNRTGYGLIEFTGNGRMKVVEAGVIRTSADSGITQRLSEIYRNVTDVIREHRPEILVLEKLYAHYKHPTTALLMGHARGVVCLACGVEGVPLVSYASTRIKKAVTGNGRAGKHQVQDMVRSMLELEASPGPFDVSDALAMAICYIYMECGGRPMGPGARTVKAAE, from the coding sequence ATGCGTATATTAGGGATCGACCCAGGACTGAACAGGACCGGCTACGGCCTTATCGAGTTTACCGGTAACGGACGTATGAAGGTCGTGGAAGCCGGGGTGATCCGCACCTCTGCCGATAGCGGCATAACGCAAAGACTTTCCGAAATATACCGTAACGTCACGGATGTTATCCGTGAGCATAGACCTGAAATCCTTGTTCTCGAGAAGCTGTATGCACATTACAAGCATCCTACCACCGCTCTTCTGATGGGACATGCCAGAGGTGTTGTCTGCCTGGCCTGCGGGGTGGAAGGTGTCCCCCTGGTAAGTTATGCTTCAACGAGGATCAAGAAAGCCGTCACCGGTAACGGCAGGGCCGGCAAGCACCAGGTCCAGGACATGGTCAGGTCAATGCTGGAGCTTGAGGCTTCACCGGGACCGTTCGATGTCAGTGACGCTTTGGCGATGGCGATCTGTTATATTTATATGGAATGCGGCGGAAGGCCCATGGGGCCTGGCGCCAGAACAGTAAAGGCGGCCGAATGA
- a CDS encoding YebC/PmpR family DNA-binding transcriptional regulator, with translation MSGHSKWASIKHKKGALDAKRGKLFTKLIREITVSAREGGGDPDANPRLRLAIQKAKDSNMPADNIDRAIKKGTGELEGVSYENVSFEGYAPGGVAIIVEGLTDNRNRTTSEVRSIFSKRGGNMAGEGSVSFQFERKGVFMVRREDAQEDELLDIALEAGAEDLTSDEDFYQIVCAPQDFDKVRTGLVEKNVELESSELSQVPKNTIKVDDIETAKKVLALVEDLEDNDDVQNVYSNFDIPDQVLAKIENE, from the coding sequence ATGTCCGGACATTCCAAATGGGCAAGTATCAAACATAAAAAAGGCGCTCTGGACGCTAAAAGGGGTAAGCTTTTTACCAAACTCATTCGGGAGATAACCGTCTCCGCAAGAGAAGGTGGAGGCGATCCTGATGCCAATCCCCGGTTGAGGCTTGCCATCCAGAAGGCGAAGGATTCCAACATGCCGGCGGACAATATCGACCGCGCCATAAAAAAAGGGACCGGTGAGCTTGAAGGCGTTTCTTACGAGAACGTGTCCTTCGAAGGTTATGCCCCGGGAGGTGTGGCCATTATCGTCGAAGGTCTTACCGATAACAGGAACAGGACAACCAGCGAGGTCAGAAGTATATTTTCCAAGCGCGGCGGTAATATGGCGGGGGAAGGCTCGGTTTCCTTCCAGTTCGAGCGCAAAGGGGTTTTCATGGTAAGGCGTGAGGATGCCCAGGAGGACGAACTTCTGGATATAGCCCTGGAAGCAGGAGCAGAGGACCTTACTTCAGACGAGGACTTTTACCAGATAGTATGTGCCCCGCAGGATTTTGACAAGGTACGCACCGGTCTGGTCGAAAAGAACGTCGAGCTGGAATCCAGTGAACTCAGCCAGGTTCCCAAGAACACCATAAAAGTGGATGACATCGAGACAGCGAAAAAAGTGCTCGCTCTGGTCGAGGACCTTGAGGATAACGATGACGTCCAGAACGTATACAGCAATTTTGACATACCCGATCAAGTGCTCGCGAAGATAGAGAACGAATGA
- a CDS encoding elongation factor G has translation MAVTTKNIRNVVLLSHAGEGKTTLVENLLFKGGAVSNKGSVAEGTTVSDYNDDEKERKNSIDLAVASYEKDGVKVNLIDTPGYLDYVGDVIGGVHAADAQIMLVDAFGGVKVGTTKYWKISRQRSLPGMIVINKMDSEHANFSKALESIKSSLGKNCVALYYPNGSGSSFSGMANILTGEGIDKLQGDDQTNAEVLSKEMMEGVAESDDALLEKYFEAGTLTPEELKPAFRKAVIEGKIIPVIPAAAEKEIGIEEIMTVIANYMPSPEDAPAKATVEEGKTVEAKPDAPFAAQVFKTISDPFAGQISIFRVWAGEISTNQSVQNSNKEITEKMGQIFYLKGKDHINTDKVLAGDIAAVVKLKDTATGDTLCDSKNPVKFKPINFPDPAISYSLKPKSRSDEDKISDVLTKLIAEDPSFSMVRDKQTHELVVSGMGELHLKTMLNRMKDRYNVEVDIGTPKVAYKETITAKGDSKYRHKKQSGGAGQFAEVWMRIEPLPRGEGFEFVDEVVGGAIPKQFLGSCEKGVLNAMEEGTVAGYPVVDVRVVVYDGKTHPVDSKDIAFQIAAAHAFRESTQKAKPALLEPIMNVELTIPEENMGDITGSLSTHRGRVQGMDSEGGMQVVKAQIPLAEMYTYANELKSITGGRATYTMTFSHYDPVPSNVAQKVITQSKSGKEESE, from the coding sequence GTGGCAGTCACGACCAAAAATATCCGTAATGTTGTTCTATTGTCCCACGCCGGCGAAGGTAAAACGACTCTTGTCGAGAATCTCCTGTTCAAGGGGGGTGCCGTCTCGAACAAGGGAAGCGTAGCGGAAGGGACCACGGTTTCTGATTATAATGATGACGAAAAGGAGCGCAAGAACTCAATAGACCTGGCGGTGGCGTCCTATGAGAAAGACGGCGTCAAGGTCAATCTCATAGACACCCCCGGCTACCTGGACTATGTGGGCGATGTGATCGGGGGCGTTCACGCCGCCGATGCCCAGATAATGCTTGTCGACGCTTTCGGGGGCGTGAAGGTAGGAACAACAAAATACTGGAAGATATCCAGGCAGAGATCGCTGCCCGGTATGATCGTCATCAACAAGATGGACAGCGAGCATGCCAATTTTTCCAAGGCCCTGGAAAGCATTAAATCATCCCTCGGCAAGAATTGCGTCGCTTTGTATTACCCCAACGGCAGCGGCTCAAGTTTTTCCGGTATGGCGAACATACTTACCGGTGAAGGGATCGATAAGCTTCAGGGGGATGACCAGACCAACGCAGAGGTGCTTTCCAAGGAAATGATGGAAGGGGTTGCCGAATCTGATGATGCGCTCCTGGAAAAGTATTTCGAAGCCGGCACTCTTACCCCGGAGGAGCTGAAACCCGCTTTCAGGAAAGCCGTAATCGAAGGTAAGATCATCCCGGTCATACCCGCCGCCGCGGAAAAAGAGATAGGCATCGAGGAAATAATGACGGTGATAGCCAATTACATGCCCTCGCCGGAAGATGCTCCGGCCAAGGCGACCGTCGAGGAAGGCAAGACTGTGGAGGCAAAGCCGGATGCGCCTTTTGCCGCGCAGGTTTTCAAGACCATATCCGATCCTTTTGCCGGACAGATATCGATATTCCGCGTATGGGCCGGGGAGATATCCACCAACCAGTCCGTGCAGAACTCTAACAAGGAAATAACCGAAAAAATGGGACAGATCTTCTACCTGAAGGGTAAGGACCATATCAACACGGATAAAGTGCTTGCCGGGGATATTGCCGCTGTGGTCAAACTGAAGGATACCGCTACCGGAGATACCTTGTGCGACAGCAAGAACCCGGTTAAGTTCAAACCCATTAATTTCCCGGACCCGGCGATAAGCTATTCGCTGAAACCTAAAAGCCGGTCCGACGAAGATAAGATATCCGATGTTCTGACCAAGTTGATAGCAGAAGATCCTTCGTTCTCCATGGTGCGGGACAAACAGACGCACGAACTTGTCGTCTCGGGTATGGGTGAGCTCCACCTGAAGACCATGCTCAACAGGATGAAGGACCGGTATAACGTCGAGGTCGACATCGGGACGCCTAAGGTTGCTTACAAGGAAACGATTACCGCCAAAGGTGATTCCAAGTACCGCCACAAGAAGCAGAGCGGCGGTGCCGGGCAGTTCGCAGAAGTATGGATGAGGATCGAACCCCTGCCCCGGGGGGAAGGGTTTGAATTCGTCGACGAGGTCGTAGGCGGTGCCATTCCCAAACAGTTCCTCGGAAGCTGCGAAAAGGGCGTGCTTAACGCCATGGAGGAAGGTACGGTCGCCGGTTACCCCGTGGTCGATGTAAGGGTGGTAGTGTATGACGGTAAGACCCACCCGGTGGATTCGAAGGATATAGCCTTCCAGATCGCTGCCGCGCATGCTTTCCGTGAATCCACCCAGAAAGCGAAACCCGCGCTGCTTGAACCCATAATGAACGTTGAACTGACCATACCGGAGGAGAACATGGGTGATATTACAGGTTCTCTGAGCACCCACAGAGGTCGGGTGCAGGGAATGGATTCCGAAGGTGGCATGCAGGTGGTGAAGGCGCAGATACCCCTTGCTGAGATGTACACCTATGCCAACGAGCTCAAGTCCATAACCGGCGGCAGGGCCACATATACCATGACGTTCTCCCATTACGATCCAGTGCCCTCCAATGTCGCTCAAAAGGTCATTACCCAGAGCAAGAGTGGTAAGGAAGAAAGTGAATAA